From Vibrio splendidus, a single genomic window includes:
- a CDS encoding phosphorothioated DNA-binding restriction endonuclease, translated as MTPEELKEAVLGVKRWSRSDQRAPNKPIMMAYVLSQYFHGHHQFFLYEESFHKEVQDLLKRFGPQRSIYHPEYPFWRLKNDGFWEVNNDEDCKSRKSNTDPSKAELFKHGVTAGFNDQAYAVLKGNRQLAIELIELILSESFPESIIPDIAAQLGVELVTRNVQKRDPNFRKEVLRAYNYQCAVCGYDVKMDEVTVGLEAAHIKWKQFNGPCDVSNGLTLCAVHHKAFDKGAFSITEDLKVKLSESLNGGEQAQRLFFDFEDQLIRLPKRDKWLPNVEHLSWHQKEVFK; from the coding sequence GTGACGCCTGAAGAGCTTAAAGAAGCAGTTTTGGGTGTTAAGCGTTGGTCGCGTAGTGACCAACGTGCACCTAATAAGCCAATTATGATGGCGTATGTTTTGTCTCAGTACTTTCATGGGCATCATCAGTTCTTCTTATATGAAGAATCGTTCCATAAAGAGGTGCAAGATCTATTAAAGCGTTTTGGGCCTCAACGCTCCATTTATCATCCTGAATACCCATTTTGGCGTTTAAAAAATGATGGTTTTTGGGAGGTAAACAATGATGAAGATTGCAAGTCTCGTAAGAGTAATACAGACCCATCGAAAGCTGAGTTATTCAAACATGGAGTAACCGCTGGCTTTAACGACCAAGCTTATGCCGTTTTAAAAGGAAATCGACAATTAGCTATAGAGTTGATTGAACTGATTCTAAGTGAGAGTTTTCCTGAAAGTATTATCCCTGATATTGCTGCACAGTTGGGTGTTGAGTTAGTAACACGAAATGTACAAAAGCGCGATCCTAATTTTAGAAAAGAAGTACTCCGTGCTTATAACTATCAATGTGCAGTGTGTGGCTATGACGTTAAAATGGATGAAGTGACTGTTGGTTTAGAAGCTGCACATATCAAGTGGAAGCAGTTTAATGGTCCTTGTGATGTAAGTAACGGGCTAACACTCTGCGCAGTGCATCATAAAGCTTTTGATAAAGGGGCATTTTCAATCACAGAAGATTTGAAAGTGAAGCTGTCAGAAAGCCTTAATGGTGGAGAGCAAGCACAACGTCTATTTTTTGATTTTGAGGACCAATTAATACGATTACCCAAAAGAGACAAGTGGTTGCCAAACGTAGAGCATTTGAGTTGGCATCAAAAAGAAGTATTTAAGTAA
- a CDS encoding O-methyltransferase — protein sequence MSNSGKLINYGVRPAKNIERKMMRDMFLRLFPFCPLPEYQYVGLGAKYFVDFFLFHKSLHIDKMISIEGDTNNRKRYHFNKPFDCIDIKFGHSNTVLPKINLDSKSIIWMDYDSRFNISMLDDLSIVISKLQSGSIFCLSYNSEVYTRDELKDSSGKLAADAYKQKFTEIVGEDNIPQSFDERGWTRQSNFSGFLYNSIIARLNRSLQERNDRLINDEEKLHVKQVMYFDYADGSRMETLGFVLYKVDELKLVDACNFEGLPFFKSGKESFTIKTPNLTQKEIRHLSEKMPNFDISLLDQNIFSVKDVTAFSELYKYFPAFNEIEVM from the coding sequence ATGAGTAATAGTGGGAAACTGATTAATTATGGCGTGAGGCCTGCTAAAAACATCGAAAGAAAGATGATGAGAGATATGTTTTTACGCTTGTTTCCTTTTTGCCCTCTGCCTGAATATCAATATGTTGGTTTGGGTGCCAAATACTTCGTGGATTTTTTCTTATTCCATAAATCATTGCACATTGACAAAATGATTAGTATCGAAGGGGATACTAATAACCGGAAAAGGTATCATTTTAATAAGCCGTTTGATTGCATTGATATTAAATTTGGGCATTCAAATACAGTTCTTCCAAAAATTAATTTGGATTCAAAAAGCATCATTTGGATGGATTATGACTCTCGATTTAATATAAGTATGTTGGATGACTTATCTATCGTCATATCAAAACTACAAAGTGGTTCAATTTTTTGTTTAAGTTATAACTCAGAAGTATACACACGTGATGAGTTAAAAGATTCTTCTGGAAAATTAGCTGCCGATGCTTATAAACAAAAATTTACCGAAATAGTTGGTGAAGATAATATTCCGCAGTCATTTGATGAACGAGGTTGGACAAGACAAAGCAACTTTTCAGGTTTTTTGTATAATTCAATAATTGCAAGACTGAACCGATCATTACAAGAAAGAAATGATCGACTAATAAATGATGAAGAAAAACTGCACGTTAAGCAAGTTATGTATTTCGATTATGCAGATGGTAGTAGGATGGAAACATTAGGATTTGTATTATATAAAGTAGATGAACTAAAATTAGTTGATGCTTGTAACTTTGAAGGTTTGCCTTTTTTTAAATCTGGAAAGGAGAGTTTTACAATTAAAACCCCAAACTTAACACAGAAAGAAATTAGACACTTGTCAGAAAAGATGCCAAATTTTGATATAAGTCTTCTAGATCAAAATATATTTTCTGTTAAGGATGTTACTGCTTTTAGTGAATTGTATAAATATTTTCCTGCATTTAATGAAATTGAAGTAATGTAG
- the dndB gene encoding DNA sulfur modification protein DndB, with amino-acid sequence MLNQDSGYCYSFPAVRGIQAGRPFYIATCPLRIIPKIFSYNEDDVPPELRAQRTLNKTRIPEMVKYLLDNPKEYVFSALTASVGVDISFDDHDGAPNLGTLKIPMDAQILINDGQHRRKAIEEALRENPDLGQDNIPVLFFIDEGLGRSQQMFADLNKYAVKPSPSLGTLYDHRDESSELARELAKNIKPFVGLTEMEKSNISPKSNKLFTLSSIKQSTRALLSKGPKDGFTEEEKKLAAEFWEEVTRYIKDWQLVIDKEISPAQLRQEYLHAHGVGLHAIGVLGKHLLCQEPKDWKKKLQKLADVDWLKTNPEWIKRSMNHGKLSKSTMNIQLTANALKIELGLPLTPEEKALEKQLS; translated from the coding sequence ATGCTAAATCAGGATTCAGGCTACTGTTACTCTTTCCCTGCCGTCAGAGGTATTCAAGCAGGACGCCCTTTCTATATTGCGACTTGCCCTCTTAGGATTATCCCTAAAATTTTCAGCTACAACGAAGATGACGTTCCACCAGAGCTGAGAGCTCAAAGAACCCTAAATAAAACTCGCATTCCTGAGATGGTCAAATACTTGTTAGACAATCCCAAAGAATACGTTTTCTCCGCTTTGACCGCATCGGTAGGTGTTGATATATCGTTCGATGATCATGATGGAGCACCAAATCTAGGAACACTTAAGATCCCTATGGATGCTCAAATTTTGATTAATGATGGGCAACACCGACGCAAAGCAATTGAAGAAGCACTTAGAGAAAACCCTGATTTAGGCCAAGACAATATCCCTGTTTTGTTTTTCATTGATGAAGGTTTGGGCCGCAGCCAACAAATGTTCGCGGACTTAAATAAATATGCGGTTAAACCAAGCCCATCGTTGGGCACGTTGTACGATCATCGTGATGAAAGTTCAGAACTAGCAAGAGAATTGGCAAAAAATATAAAGCCATTTGTTGGTCTAACCGAAATGGAAAAATCCAACATCAGTCCTAAATCGAATAAGCTTTTTACCTTAAGCAGCATTAAGCAATCTACTAGAGCACTTTTAAGCAAAGGACCAAAAGACGGCTTTACCGAAGAAGAAAAAAAATTAGCTGCGGAATTTTGGGAAGAAGTGACACGGTACATCAAAGATTGGCAACTAGTTATCGATAAAGAAATTTCACCAGCACAACTTCGTCAAGAGTACTTGCATGCACACGGTGTTGGTTTACATGCCATTGGCGTATTAGGAAAACACCTTCTGTGCCAAGAGCCTAAAGATTGGAAAAAGAAATTACAAAAACTAGCTGACGTAGACTGGCTAAAGACCAATCCTGAATGGATAAAACGCAGTATGAACCATGGCAAACTGAGTAAGTCGACAATGAATATTCAGCTAACTGCCAACGCACTAAAAATTGAACTTGGGTTACCACTAACCCCAGAAGAAAAAGCTCTAGAGAAGCAGTTATCATGA
- the dndD gene encoding DNA sulfur modification protein DndD, whose amino-acid sequence MLITKLTLNNFRVFRGYHEIDLRPAPARLSLNGAIEGTERPIILFGGLNGAGKTSILTAVRLALFGRQSFGQLMSNSEYVEALGDLIHKGVGHGGVQDNASIELEFKYSQNGEENTYKVIRGWKKDKKDNLCLEKDGVPIPELNYEQCQGFLNELIPTGIADLFFFDGEKIADLAEDESGKVLKTAVRRLLGLDVIGKLKSDLGIYLKKQGSSTLTQSIREEMDSLDTKRIEHERNSEKLRGEADIIDAQIELTSNDILNLENKLSQSGGAWAKTREAETLKVDELLKEKVELEKQIRMEMETSLPFSLAPNTIFSLLKKIKQEQSIKQKQNFGQELDSFLETLRAKLSFNLSSSAPAAMEAITDSLADHLGDVSQQDLLLDISDRQSATIDYQVNQQSSDSFNRFNEARTRLKLVEDEIDNASNNIARAPEQEQVQGLFSDVRELDKKKEKLIIKYHDLLEKAKRELRLALETAKQIQKLHDKNKDQANKDSSVANAQNAMLLLEKFSEQLTKARVKQLESEFVASYKNLARKEDLKISATINPVTFDVELIDEHGIKINRKAMSAGEKQIYAISILEALGKTSGRKLPIIIDTPLGRLDSHHRDKLVENYFPIASHQVVILSTDTEIDKNYTSMIQDDIARTYEICFDGATKSSSLKQGYFWKEPTKEAV is encoded by the coding sequence ATGCTGATTACTAAATTAACGTTAAACAACTTCAGAGTATTTCGTGGATACCACGAAATAGATTTACGTCCGGCACCTGCTCGTCTTAGTTTAAACGGCGCTATTGAAGGCACCGAACGCCCGATCATTTTATTCGGTGGCTTAAACGGTGCAGGTAAAACATCAATTCTTACTGCCGTTCGTTTGGCTCTTTTTGGTCGTCAATCGTTTGGCCAATTGATGTCGAATAGCGAGTATGTTGAAGCTTTAGGTGATTTGATCCATAAGGGTGTTGGGCACGGTGGTGTTCAAGACAATGCATCTATTGAACTTGAATTTAAATACAGCCAAAACGGTGAAGAAAACACATACAAAGTGATTCGTGGTTGGAAAAAAGACAAGAAGGACAATTTGTGCCTCGAAAAAGATGGCGTTCCCATTCCCGAGCTCAATTACGAACAATGCCAAGGTTTCTTAAACGAATTAATCCCAACTGGCATCGCTGATCTTTTCTTCTTTGATGGTGAAAAAATCGCTGATTTGGCTGAAGATGAATCAGGGAAGGTTTTAAAGACTGCAGTTCGTCGCCTACTAGGGCTAGATGTTATTGGGAAGCTTAAGAGTGATTTAGGTATTTACCTAAAGAAACAAGGCTCCTCGACGCTTACTCAATCAATCCGCGAAGAAATGGATTCGCTCGATACCAAGCGTATAGAACATGAGCGTAATTCAGAAAAACTACGTGGAGAAGCGGATATTATTGACGCTCAAATAGAGCTCACATCAAATGACATTCTCAACTTAGAGAACAAACTTTCACAAAGTGGTGGCGCATGGGCAAAAACTCGTGAAGCCGAAACACTAAAAGTTGATGAGTTATTAAAAGAGAAAGTTGAGTTAGAAAAACAGATCCGTATGGAAATGGAAACTAGCTTACCGTTTTCACTTGCTCCAAATACAATATTTTCATTACTTAAGAAGATCAAGCAAGAACAGAGCATCAAGCAAAAACAAAACTTTGGCCAAGAGTTAGATTCATTCCTTGAGACACTACGAGCTAAGCTATCCTTCAACTTAAGTAGTTCAGCTCCAGCAGCAATGGAAGCCATCACTGATAGTCTTGCGGACCACTTAGGTGATGTTTCACAGCAAGATCTATTACTTGATATATCAGACCGTCAATCGGCGACTATAGACTACCAAGTAAACCAGCAATCTTCGGACTCATTCAACCGATTTAACGAAGCTAGAACTCGCTTAAAATTAGTTGAAGATGAAATCGATAATGCGTCTAACAATATTGCACGCGCACCAGAACAAGAGCAGGTCCAAGGCTTATTTTCTGATGTACGAGAGCTTGATAAGAAGAAAGAAAAACTGATTATCAAGTATCATGACTTGTTAGAAAAAGCGAAACGTGAACTTCGCTTAGCACTTGAAACAGCTAAACAAATTCAAAAACTTCATGACAAAAATAAAGATCAGGCTAATAAAGATAGCAGTGTCGCTAATGCCCAAAATGCAATGCTACTTCTAGAAAAGTTTTCAGAGCAATTAACTAAAGCTCGCGTAAAACAACTTGAATCCGAATTTGTGGCTTCATATAAAAATCTTGCACGAAAAGAAGATTTAAAAATTTCAGCAACGATTAATCCAGTAACATTCGATGTAGAGTTAATCGACGAGCACGGTATTAAGATCAATCGCAAAGCGATGTCAGCAGGTGAAAAGCAAATTTACGCGATTTCAATCCTTGAAGCGCTAGGCAAAACATCAGGTCGCAAATTGCCAATTATTATCGATACTCCACTCGGGCGTTTGGATTCGCACCACAGAGATAAGCTAGTAGAAAACTACTTCCCTATAGCAAGTCATCAAGTGGTTATATTGTCGACGGATACCGAGATTGATAAGAATTATACCAGCATGATTCAAGATGATATCGCGCGCACTTACGAAATCTGCTTTGATGGTGCAACCAAGTCTTCATCACTGAAACAAGGTTACTTCTGGAAAGAGCCAACTAAGGAGGCTGTATAA
- a CDS encoding DNA phosphorothioation system sulfurtransferase DndC has translation MIHELQLAEDLAEEYQEFINTEDFANNKLSHYIADVQRVYCADKRPWVIGYSGGKDSSAIMTLIYMALLGLKEEERSKPVFVVTSDTLVETPVVVNHINNSLDAISKGAKRDNLPITCHKVVPEDSQTFWSSLLGKGYPAPTRSFRWCTERMKINPVSDFIKSKVSQFDEVIVVLGSRSDESASRAQVIAKHKIDGSRLARHTTLSNAFIFTPIDTWGVDDVWKILRLCHLTTEKTPYGIKNIWSNRYDLEWENPWGGKNLVLWNLYKDSSGQGECPMVIDETTPSCGNSRFGCWTCTVVTKDRAMESLIQNGESWMSPLLEFRDMLAETGIPKNKDEYRNFKRRTGKVTNQASYKGNELKTLEDVKSSITLGEGQHLEISDDGTQVRLYQDGHLLEHYSYQLVKSTPAHPNPTELAWHLIRFIPGPYWLKYRRQWLRELLELDKKYKSEGREIELITVPELHAIRQEWIHDPNEPDWDDSLPTIFNEVYGYDLDWVYDDNASFGKDDALIINELSEDFDIAPEMIMKLIELEVSMEGLSRRSGINNKIASLLKQDWGSLEEIKQKHASLQSKAEFDIHQQEIDRYNQQLIDIDKQLLKEF, from the coding sequence ATGATACACGAGCTACAACTGGCGGAAGATCTCGCCGAAGAATATCAAGAATTTATCAACACTGAAGATTTCGCAAACAATAAACTCAGTCACTATATTGCTGACGTACAACGTGTTTATTGTGCAGATAAAAGACCGTGGGTGATTGGTTACAGCGGAGGTAAAGACTCATCTGCAATAATGACCTTGATCTATATGGCACTACTTGGCCTTAAAGAGGAAGAACGCTCAAAACCTGTTTTTGTTGTGACCTCCGATACGCTTGTCGAAACCCCTGTGGTTGTTAATCATATTAACAATTCTTTAGACGCTATTAGCAAAGGGGCCAAGCGAGACAACCTGCCGATCACTTGTCACAAAGTTGTCCCTGAAGATTCTCAAACCTTTTGGTCTAGTCTATTAGGCAAAGGTTACCCTGCACCCACACGTTCTTTCCGATGGTGTACAGAGCGAATGAAAATAAACCCTGTCAGTGATTTCATCAAATCTAAAGTATCTCAGTTTGATGAAGTTATTGTGGTTTTAGGTTCGCGTAGTGATGAAAGTGCTTCTCGTGCTCAAGTAATTGCAAAGCATAAAATTGACGGCTCTCGTCTGGCTCGCCATACAACTCTTTCCAATGCGTTTATCTTTACACCCATCGATACCTGGGGTGTTGATGACGTGTGGAAAATTTTAAGGCTCTGCCATCTAACAACCGAAAAAACACCTTATGGCATCAAAAACATCTGGAGCAATCGGTACGATCTTGAGTGGGAAAACCCTTGGGGAGGGAAAAACTTAGTTCTTTGGAATCTTTATAAAGACTCTTCAGGCCAGGGGGAATGCCCAATGGTTATTGACGAAACCACCCCATCTTGTGGTAATTCTCGTTTTGGATGCTGGACATGTACCGTGGTAACTAAAGACCGCGCTATGGAAAGTTTGATTCAAAACGGTGAATCTTGGATGTCACCTTTATTAGAATTCAGGGATATGCTCGCTGAAACGGGGATTCCAAAAAATAAGGATGAATACCGAAACTTTAAGCGTCGTACAGGGAAAGTGACAAACCAAGCATCATACAAAGGTAACGAGCTAAAAACTCTTGAGGATGTAAAAAGTAGCATTACTCTTGGCGAAGGCCAACACCTTGAAATTTCTGATGATGGAACCCAAGTTCGACTGTATCAAGACGGTCACTTACTTGAACACTACTCCTATCAGTTAGTTAAAAGCACCCCTGCTCACCCGAACCCTACAGAACTTGCTTGGCATTTAATTCGATTTATTCCCGGCCCTTACTGGCTAAAATATCGTCGCCAGTGGTTGCGTGAATTGTTGGAGCTCGATAAGAAATACAAATCTGAAGGTCGTGAAATTGAACTTATAACGGTTCCAGAGTTACATGCCATTCGCCAAGAGTGGATCCACGATCCAAACGAGCCTGACTGGGATGACTCCCTACCGACTATTTTCAATGAGGTTTACGGATACGATCTTGATTGGGTTTATGACGACAATGCAAGTTTTGGTAAAGATGATGCCTTAATTATCAACGAGCTCAGTGAAGATTTCGATATTGCACCTGAAATGATAATGAAGCTAATTGAGCTTGAAGTCTCGATGGAAGGTCTAAGTCGACGTAGCGGAATCAACAATAAGATTGCTTCACTACTGAAACAAGACTGGGGAAGCCTTGAAGAGATCAAACAAAAGCATGCCTCACTACAAAGCAAGGCAGAGTTTGATATTCACCAGCAAGAAATTGACCGTTACAATCAACAATTGATTGATATCGATAAGCAGCTACTAAAAGAGTTTTAA
- the dndE gene encoding DNA sulfur modification protein DndE, protein MLPNRMNLTRTTEEQLKKLKGYTGITPNVSARIAFFRSVESDFRYNLIEAKLDGSLVLDKFTWLGETSDVTELVLKMYYPELDTKQYQQAWAAHVEDGIASLRNHKSIEVLASKL, encoded by the coding sequence ATGCTACCTAATCGCATGAACTTGACTCGCACTACGGAAGAACAATTGAAGAAGCTAAAAGGCTATACAGGGATTACTCCAAACGTATCCGCGCGTATTGCTTTTTTTCGCTCTGTAGAGAGTGATTTTAGGTACAACCTCATCGAAGCGAAACTCGATGGCTCATTAGTATTGGATAAGTTTACATGGCTAGGTGAAACCAGTGATGTGACTGAGCTAGTTTTAAAGATGTACTACCCTGAACTGGATACAAAGCAATACCAACAAGCTTGGGCTGCTCATGTTGAAGATGGGATTGCGTCACTGAGAAATCATAAATCTATAGAAGTGCTTGCAAGTAAACTATAG
- a CDS encoding ATP-binding protein translates to MVVETQIDASPTKEFFIEMLTRDIPLDRSILDLIDNSVDAAKSNGTKEPEIRITMNEDKFLIWDNCGGIPLKIAKDYAFRFGRPKERENTSFSVGQFGVGMKRTLFKLGNSFRVMSNSENNLFSVDVDVQHWKGLDEWKFNFTEQIAESLGCGETIIEVNDLFPSVSDQFNLENFVYILGRECSVAHFKSINSGLKIYINDKLVDNFEIKLKSSEELKPVSFNFEKSTVKVKITAGISERSLKDGGWYIVCNGRLISSAEQTTISGWRLDGIPQYHPDYAFFRGIVEFEADDSSLLPWTTTKTGVDKDNFIYKAALFEMKKVMREVIPFLRLRAKEDKDFKDNYIECKPLNDAIEVAPLLLTGDIGDEMSFTFPEPAIRKAKPSEATIQYKVSLEQLSAVKKSLGVTTNYEVGEETFKYYVQYECD, encoded by the coding sequence ATGGTTGTTGAAACGCAAATTGATGCAAGTCCAACAAAAGAATTTTTTATTGAAATGTTAACTCGAGATATACCTCTTGATCGCTCAATTCTTGATTTGATTGATAATAGTGTTGATGCTGCTAAATCAAATGGGACTAAGGAACCTGAAATAAGAATTACAATGAATGAAGATAAATTTCTTATTTGGGATAATTGTGGTGGAATTCCTTTAAAAATAGCAAAGGATTATGCTTTCCGATTTGGAAGACCAAAAGAAAGAGAAAATACATCGTTTTCGGTAGGTCAGTTTGGGGTTGGAATGAAGCGAACTTTATTTAAGTTAGGTAATAGCTTTCGTGTGATGTCTAATTCTGAAAATAATCTATTTTCTGTGGATGTGGATGTTCAGCATTGGAAAGGATTGGATGAATGGAAATTTAATTTCACAGAACAGATTGCCGAAAGTTTGGGTTGTGGTGAAACGATAATTGAAGTTAACGATTTATTCCCATCGGTTTCTGATCAATTTAATCTTGAAAATTTTGTTTACATTTTAGGTCGAGAGTGTTCCGTTGCTCACTTTAAATCGATAAACTCTGGTTTGAAAATATATATAAATGACAAGTTGGTCGATAATTTTGAAATTAAGCTAAAGTCTTCAGAAGAATTGAAACCAGTCAGTTTTAATTTCGAAAAATCTACTGTTAAAGTTAAAATTACAGCTGGAATATCAGAAAGGAGTTTGAAGGATGGTGGTTGGTATATAGTTTGCAATGGGCGACTAATATCTTCTGCAGAGCAAACCACTATCTCAGGTTGGCGCCTTGACGGTATTCCACAATATCATCCTGATTATGCTTTTTTCCGAGGGATTGTAGAGTTTGAGGCAGATGACTCGAGCTTGTTGCCTTGGACAACAACAAAAACAGGTGTTGATAAAGATAACTTCATATATAAAGCTGCGTTATTCGAAATGAAAAAGGTAATGAGAGAAGTTATTCCATTTCTACGACTTAGGGCTAAAGAAGATAAGGATTTTAAAGACAACTATATTGAATGTAAGCCTTTAAATGACGCAATCGAGGTTGCTCCATTATTACTGACTGGCGATATTGGTGATGAAATGAGTTTCACCTTCCCCGAACCTGCAATTCGCAAAGCTAAACCTAGCGAAGCAACAATACAATACAAGGTTTCGCTAGAACAGTTAAGTGCAGTAAAAAAATCACTAGGGGTTACTACCAATTATGAAGTCGGAGAAGAGACTTTTAAATATTATGTACAGTATGAGTGTGATTAA
- a CDS encoding DNA phosphorothioation-associated putative methyltransferase, translated as MDVNQFSKLVAEVNIGKQLPNAIYLHKDAFSALPTALIQFIPAVAKAVNLDEEDWNLVKLFKKEFRLSLLHYPNFYTDSYPALEQSLNVDLSKLSHKITGYRDSENPPILHRKETMVLPTSEYYEHFVSLTQEGENAGLYKNSRLIGFKRSWENLIARNGYELVDGRLFRCSSVTTQEETGIDRYRTAIVRHELSAPMKTLVKHGYLKGEHSIFDYGCGRGDDLRELEAHGLDALGWDPNFQPDNDKSSSDIVNIGFVLNVIEDQDDRLEALLDAWELADKFMVVSVMLANENYIAQFKPYKDGVITSRNTFQKYYAQSEIKAYIERSLQEDAITVAPGIFYIFKDKLEEQLYLQSKYKRHHKWQQLTSPEPIEAKDKAKLLITQHQGLFNNFWNTCLELGRIPANDEFEQSDKILELIGSHRKIFNLLQEMFDTKEFEQAEKSRKEDLLLYFAMGLFEKRKPYTQQPEPLKRDIKALFDDYKTAINLAAELLFAIADTDLIHQQCEKAHGQLPASLLNEGHSLILHRDLIDDLPLLLRVYVGSGLQMYGELDEEIDLIKIHITSGKLTLAAYDGFEKSVPFLTERIKIKMAEQDIDFFDYVNEQRRPPLLNKHLYMQTDDKKYKKQKSFDQRLALLMDYDSNEEAQMNRAEFEALLGKHKKHIKGFNLVTKKPS; from the coding sequence ATGGATGTGAATCAATTCTCTAAATTAGTGGCTGAGGTTAACATAGGCAAACAACTGCCCAATGCGATTTACCTTCATAAAGATGCATTCAGTGCGCTACCTACTGCACTGATACAGTTCATTCCTGCCGTAGCAAAAGCTGTTAACTTAGATGAAGAAGACTGGAACCTCGTTAAGCTGTTTAAAAAAGAGTTCCGTTTATCTCTTCTCCACTACCCTAATTTTTATACTGATTCCTATCCCGCATTAGAACAAAGCCTCAATGTCGACCTCTCTAAACTAAGCCACAAAATTACAGGTTATCGCGACTCTGAAAACCCACCGATCTTACATAGAAAAGAGACCATGGTTTTACCAACAAGTGAATATTACGAACATTTCGTTTCACTCACACAAGAAGGCGAGAATGCAGGTCTGTACAAAAACAGCCGTTTGATTGGTTTTAAACGTTCTTGGGAAAACCTAATAGCACGCAATGGTTACGAGCTTGTCGATGGTCGACTATTCCGATGCTCCTCTGTAACAACGCAAGAAGAAACTGGGATTGATAGGTACAGAACGGCCATCGTGCGTCATGAACTCTCCGCACCAATGAAGACTCTCGTTAAACATGGCTACTTAAAAGGCGAACACTCAATTTTCGATTATGGCTGTGGCCGCGGAGACGATTTAAGAGAGCTCGAAGCACATGGCCTCGACGCTCTGGGTTGGGATCCGAACTTTCAACCCGACAACGACAAATCCAGTTCTGATATCGTAAACATAGGGTTTGTTCTTAACGTAATAGAAGACCAAGATGACAGACTCGAAGCCCTACTAGACGCATGGGAGCTAGCAGACAAGTTTATGGTGGTTTCTGTCATGCTGGCTAACGAAAACTATATTGCTCAGTTCAAACCTTATAAAGATGGGGTCATCACCTCTCGTAACACCTTCCAAAAATACTATGCGCAATCAGAAATCAAAGCGTACATAGAGAGAAGCCTACAAGAAGACGCAATTACCGTCGCGCCTGGTATTTTTTATATCTTCAAAGACAAATTGGAAGAGCAACTGTACCTGCAAAGTAAATACAAACGCCACCACAAATGGCAGCAACTGACGTCACCAGAGCCTATTGAAGCCAAAGACAAAGCCAAACTGCTTATTACTCAACATCAAGGCTTGTTTAATAACTTTTGGAATACCTGTTTAGAGCTAGGGCGTATTCCTGCAAATGATGAATTTGAACAATCTGACAAAATTCTTGAGTTAATAGGCTCACACAGAAAAATCTTCAACTTACTACAAGAGATGTTTGATACCAAAGAATTTGAACAAGCAGAAAAGAGCCGAAAAGAAGATCTTCTCCTCTACTTTGCTATGGGACTGTTTGAGAAAAGAAAACCCTATACGCAGCAACCAGAGCCCCTAAAGCGCGACATCAAAGCCTTGTTTGATGATTACAAAACCGCAATCAACCTGGCTGCGGAATTACTGTTTGCGATTGCCGACACCGACTTAATTCATCAGCAATGCGAGAAAGCACACGGCCAACTACCAGCAAGCCTGCTAAACGAAGGGCACTCACTGATCCTACATCGAGACCTTATCGATGATTTACCACTACTGCTACGAGTATACGTAGGTTCAGGATTGCAAATGTATGGTGAACTGGATGAAGAAATAGACCTCATAAAGATTCACATCACATCAGGAAAACTCACCCTAGCCGCTTATGATGGCTTTGAAAAGTCGGTGCCCTTTTTAACTGAGCGTATAAAAATCAAGATGGCTGAGCAAGACATCGACTTCTTCGATTACGTAAATGAACAGCGTAGGCCGCCACTACTCAACAAACACTTATACATGCAAACTGACGATAAGAAGTATAAAAAACAGAAAAGTTTTGACCAGCGTTTAGCGTTGCTAATGGATTATGATTCTAATGAAGAAGCGCAAATGAACAGAGCGGAGTTTGAAGCGCTGCTAGGTAAACACAAGAAGCACATTAAAGGCTTCAATCTGGTAACGAAGAAACCTTCATAA